The Frondihabitans australicus genome includes a region encoding these proteins:
- a CDS encoding AI-2E family transporter, translating into MRLPSFGGTSAEKSPRPATASADDTVSRGMKIAGAWGWRILVVLACLAALVWLIETLSEIVVPFLIALLISALLKPFVTGLVHRRWPKWIAIVAVLLAAIVVFGGLILLVVLEVRSGLPALEKETTSRIKVIQDFLAGPPFNLTTSDYTKYINDAVKALQSSSSKLLSGALTGAVTGVHLLADALLCVFATIFMLIDGDGVWKWVVRLFPKRARGAVDGAGQSGWITLTTFVRVQIFVAAVDGLGVGLVAFFLGLPLAVPIGVLVFLASFIPVVGAIVSGVFAVVIALVFVGPIQAIIMLAGVLGVHLLEAHVLQPLVMGNAVKVHPLAVVFAVAGGSYVAGIPGALFAVPTIAVLNVMISYVARGDWRGKPLAPELGSGPSNSKEAGEERAAEEVVPETGHAPQ; encoded by the coding sequence ATGAGACTTCCGAGCTTCGGCGGCACGTCCGCTGAGAAGAGCCCCCGCCCGGCGACCGCGTCGGCCGACGACACCGTGTCGCGCGGCATGAAGATCGCGGGCGCGTGGGGCTGGCGGATCCTCGTCGTGCTCGCCTGCCTCGCCGCCCTCGTCTGGCTGATCGAGACGCTCAGCGAGATCGTGGTGCCGTTCTTGATCGCGCTGCTCATCTCGGCGCTGCTCAAGCCGTTCGTCACGGGGCTCGTGCACCGGCGCTGGCCGAAGTGGATCGCGATCGTGGCCGTGCTGCTCGCCGCCATCGTCGTCTTCGGCGGGCTGATCCTGCTCGTGGTGCTCGAGGTCAGGTCGGGGCTGCCGGCGCTGGAGAAGGAGACGACGTCGCGGATCAAGGTGATCCAGGACTTCCTCGCCGGGCCGCCGTTCAACCTGACGACGTCGGACTACACGAAGTACATCAACGACGCCGTGAAGGCGCTGCAGTCGTCGAGCTCGAAGCTGCTCTCGGGCGCTCTCACCGGCGCCGTGACCGGCGTGCACCTCCTGGCCGACGCGCTCCTGTGCGTCTTCGCGACGATCTTCATGCTGATCGACGGCGACGGCGTGTGGAAGTGGGTCGTGCGGCTGTTCCCGAAGCGCGCTCGCGGCGCCGTCGACGGAGCCGGCCAGAGCGGCTGGATCACGCTGACCACCTTCGTGCGCGTGCAGATCTTCGTCGCCGCGGTCGACGGCCTCGGCGTGGGGCTCGTCGCGTTCTTCCTCGGGCTGCCGCTGGCGGTGCCGATCGGCGTGCTCGTCTTCCTGGCCTCCTTCATCCCCGTGGTCGGCGCGATCGTGTCCGGCGTCTTCGCCGTCGTCATCGCGCTCGTGTTCGTCGGGCCGATCCAGGCGATCATCATGCTCGCCGGCGTGCTCGGCGTGCACCTGCTCGAGGCGCACGTGCTGCAGCCGCTGGTCATGGGCAACGCCGTCAAGGTCCACCCTCTGGCCGTCGTGTTCGCGGTTGCCGGCGGGTCGTACGTCGCGGGGATCCCGGGGGCGCTGTTCGCGGTGCCGACGATCGCCGTGCTCAACGTGATGATCAGCTACGTGGCCCGCGGCGACTGGCGCGGGAAGCCGCTGGCGCCCGAGCTCGGCTCCGGCCCCTCGAACTCGAAGGAGGCGGGGGAGGAGCGCGCGGCCGAGGAGGTCGTGCCCGAGACGGGGCACGCGCCGCAGTAG
- a CDS encoding DUF1992 domain-containing protein, whose protein sequence is MARPDDHATPDPSVAAARYRLARGSGAGPAAARGGLTGVAGGGATTGGDADERPRPTADQLRSIAKTSLDLAIERGEFDHLPLAGKPLPGLTGTHDPDWWIKAKIEREGLTGVAPPALSLRTENEQLDDLLDTMATESSVRATVAGFNDRVVEARRQLTGGPPVVTPTRDPDVEVIRWQERRDARRAEAARQAAALVAAQPRTWRERRAARAAARASRRRPS, encoded by the coding sequence ATGGCCCGCCCCGACGACCACGCCACGCCCGACCCCTCGGTCGCGGCCGCGCGGTACCGGCTCGCGCGGGGCTCCGGCGCAGGCCCTGCGGCCGCCCGAGGCGGCCTGACGGGAGTTGCGGGCGGCGGCGCGACCACCGGCGGCGACGCCGACGAGCGCCCGCGCCCGACCGCCGATCAGCTGCGGTCGATCGCCAAGACGTCGCTCGACCTCGCGATCGAGCGCGGCGAGTTCGATCACCTGCCACTGGCCGGCAAGCCGCTTCCGGGGCTCACGGGCACGCACGATCCCGACTGGTGGATCAAGGCGAAGATCGAGCGCGAGGGGCTGACCGGAGTCGCGCCTCCTGCCCTCTCGCTCCGCACCGAGAACGAGCAGCTCGACGATCTGCTCGACACGATGGCGACCGAGTCGTCCGTGCGCGCGACCGTCGCCGGCTTCAACGACCGCGTCGTCGAGGCGCGACGGCAGCTGACCGGGGGCCCGCCGGTGGTGACGCCGACGCGCGATCCCGACGTCGAGGTCATCAGGTGGCAGGAGCGCCGTGACGCCCGCCGAGCCGAAGCCGCGCGGCAGGCCGCCGCCCTCGTGGCGGCGCAGCCCCGCACGTGGCGGGAGCGCCGCGCCGCCCGTGCCGCCGCTCGGGCGTCCCGCCGCCGTCCGTCGTAG